A window of Castanea sativa cultivar Marrone di Chiusa Pesio chromosome 1, ASM4071231v1 contains these coding sequences:
- the LOC142626990 gene encoding uncharacterized protein LOC142626990 yields the protein MDIDEDGGSAEELDKIFIGEDKERYFKVGSQLPVSKKEELVKFLKDNIDVFAWTTYDVPGTDPEFICHHSNVSPDAVPRKQPLRRASQEHVEAVKEEVNKLKQAGAIKEIFYPEWLANTVVVKKKNEKWRVCVDFIDLNKEKTAFRAPNGNYHYRVMPFGLKNAGSTYQRLQYLANPPILSRPEKEEVLYAFLAVTDYAVSLVLVRNDDGIQKLVYYISKSLQEAERRYLPLEKALLAISDYTGRVAKWGTRLGAYDVKYMPRTAIKGQVLAAFVAEFTEGGIRQEDVMLAVMSIGPGSVLLWEVYTDGASNRKGAGIGIVLIIPEKLVMEKSLRLGFVATNNEAEYEALLASVQMVKHLGGEIIELYCDSRLIVGQVNGEFEARDERMKKYLNQVKGVLGMFKSFKVRQIPRGRNAHADSLAMLATSLGSKLPRTVMIEDLMTSSLTGIPAVGVQSIHIGLSWMDPIVTFLKHGMLPEDKVEAKKVRRSAPRYWLSKEHKLYKRSYSGPYLLCVHPEAVEPLLEKLHEGICGSHTGGRSLAHRAMTQGY from the exons ATGGATATCGATGAGGATGGAGGTTCTGCTGAAGAACTGGACAAGATATTTATAGGAGAGGATAAGGAGAGATATTTTAAGGTGGGATCTCAATTGCCAGTATCGAAAAAGGAGGAATTAGTTAAGTTCTTAAAggataacattgatgtttttgcatggacgacCTATGATGTCCCGGGAACTGATCCAGAGTTCATTTGTCACCATTCGAATGTTAGTCCCGACGCAGTGCCCCGTAAGCAACCTCTTCGGCGTGCATCCCAAGAGCATGTCGAGGCAGTAAAAGAGGAGGTTAATAAGTTGAAGCAAGCTGGGGCAATCAAGGAAATCTTTTATCCTGAGTGGCTTGCTAACActgttgtggttaaaaagaagaacgaaaagtggagagtttgtgtcgATTTCATTGATCTGAATAAG gagaagacagcTTTTCGTGCTCCTAATGGCAATTACCATTATcgagtaatgccttttggtcttaaGAATGCAGGCTCCACTTATCAAAGATtg CAATACTTGGCGAATCCGCCAATACTATCACGGCCGGAGAAGGAAGAGGTGTTGTATGCCTTTTTGGCAGTTACAGATTATGCTGTAAGTCTTGTCCTAGTACGGAATGATGATGGAATTCAAAAACTGGTGTATTACATTAGTAAATCTTTGCAAGAGGCCGAGAGGCGGTATTTACCTTTGGAAAAGGCTCTTCTAGCCATT TCAGATTACACTGGTCGCGTGGCTAAGTGGGGAACAAGGCTTGGAGCTTATGATGTTAAGTATATGCCCCGGACAGCTATTAAAGGACAGGTTCTTGCCGCTTTCGTGGCTGAATTTACGGAGGGTGGCATTAGGCAGGAAGATGTAATGCTAGCCGTGATGTCTATTGGGCCTGGGAGTGTCCTTCTTTGGGAAGTTTATACGGATGGGGCATCTAACCGAAAGGGAGCAGGGATTGGAATTGTGTTGATCATCCCTGAGAAATTAGTCATGGAAAAGTCATTAAGGCTAGGGTTTgtagccactaataatgaggccgagtatgaagctctcCTGGCAAGCGTTCAAATGGTTAAGCATCTGGGAGGAGAAATAATTGAACTCTATTGTGATTCTAGATTAATTGTCGGACAAGTTAATGGAGAATTTGAGGCAAGagatgaaagaatgaaaaaatatctCAACCAAGTCAAAGGGGTGTTAGGCATgtttaaaagtttcaaagtaAGACAAATTCCAAGAGGGCGGAATGCTCATGCCGATTCATTGGCCATGTTAGCCACATCCTTGGGCTCGAAGTTACCGCGGACAGTGATGATAGAGGATTTGATGACTTCTAGTCTTACTGGCATCCCGGCAGTTGGGGTTCAAAGTATTCACATTGGCCTGAGCTGGATGGATCCGATTGTGACCTTTTTAAAACATGGTATGTTACCCGAGGACAAAGTGGAAGCAAAGAAGGTACGGAGAAGTGCCCCCCGTTACTGGCTTTCTAAGGAGCATAAGTTGTACAAACGTTCTTACTCGGGGCCATATTTGCTCTGCGTGCATCCTGAAGCTGTTGAGCCTTTATTAGAAAAGTTGCATGAGGGAATATGTGGAAGTCATACTGGGGGAAGATCGTTAGCCCACAGGGCCATGACTCAAGGGTATTga